The Mammaliicoccus sciuri genome window below encodes:
- a CDS encoding recombinase family protein — protein sequence MNYGYIRPIELYDTIAEQHSKLSKFSLTIIEESHAQTEIRKELNTLFYSKLQSGDKLYITDLCILADTSYQLEELITIAQEINVDIHIINAQITISQYEQMNFNKILNLINQFQSDMIKFRTKSGIAKAKIAGKTIGRPKRNDLNLKNAIEMYHSKKYTLEEIKEATNISRATLYRHLNK from the coding sequence ATGAATTATGGTTATATTAGACCAATCGAATTATATGATACAATCGCTGAACAACATTCAAAGTTAAGCAAATTTTCGTTAACAATTATTGAAGAATCTCATGCACAAACTGAAATCAGAAAAGAATTAAATACATTATTTTATAGTAAATTACAAAGTGGGGATAAATTATACATAACTGATTTATGTATTCTTGCAGATACCTCATATCAATTAGAAGAACTCATTACAATTGCCCAGGAAATCAATGTGGACATTCATATAATTAATGCTCAAATAACAATTAGTCAGTATGAACAAATGAATTTTAATAAAATTTTAAATCTAATTAATCAATTTCAAAGCGATATGATTAAATTCAGAACTAAGTCTGGTATCGCAAAAGCCAAAATAGCAGGTAAGACTATCGGAAGACCAAAACGAAATGATCTTAATTTAAAAAATGCCATCGAAATGTACCATTCTAAGAAATATACTTTAGAAGAAATTAAAGAAGCGACAAACATTAGCAGAGCAACATTATATAGACACTTAAATAAATAA
- a CDS encoding DUF4889 domain-containing protein produces MNKKSAILLIGGLAIVALAVAALLLFSTQKSTYYGYMENSTTAEKVVSEKNNEVTENIKIESTSDFKPKKGDFVKLISNDNGKTFYKKEVVKHDDIPHGLMMKIHDMEM; encoded by the coding sequence ATGAATAAAAAATCAGCAATATTATTAATAGGTGGCTTAGCTATTGTAGCTTTAGCGGTCGCAGCTTTATTATTATTTTCAACTCAAAAAAGTACATACTACGGGTATATGGAGAATAGTACAACTGCAGAAAAAGTAGTCAGTGAGAAAAATAATGAAGTTACAGAAAATATTAAAATCGAATCAACAAGTGATTTCAAACCTAAAAAAGGTGATTTTGTAAAATTAATTTCAAACGATAATGGCAAAACATTTTATAAAAAAGAAGTCGTCAAACATGATGACATACCACATGGTTTAATGATGAAAATACATGATATGGAAATGTAA
- a CDS encoding fructose bisphosphate aldolase: MNQEQFEKIKNGKGFIAALDQSGGSTPKALKDYGIDENQYSNEDEMFTLVHEMRTRIVTSPAFTSEKILGAILFEQTMDREVEGQYTSDYLASKGIVPFLKVDKGLADEENGVQLMKVIPGLDELLQRAKERNVFGTKMRSNILEANQEAIAKVVEQQFEIGKQIIEAGLVPIIEPEVNINAKDKEEIEDILKEEIAKELDKLNDDQYVMLKLTIPTKPNQYKSLIEHPNVVRVVALSGGYSREKANELLKENDGLIASFSRALVTDLFAGQSEEEFNSGLQDAVDSIYDASVNKN, from the coding sequence ATGAACCAAGAACAATTTGAAAAAATAAAAAATGGTAAAGGTTTTATAGCTGCACTAGATCAAAGTGGTGGTAGTACTCCAAAAGCTCTTAAAGATTATGGTATTGATGAGAATCAATACAGCAACGAAGATGAAATGTTTACACTTGTTCATGAAATGAGAACACGTATCGTAACATCTCCAGCCTTTACTTCTGAAAAAATATTAGGTGCTATTTTATTTGAACAAACAATGGACCGTGAAGTTGAAGGTCAATATACTTCTGACTACTTAGCTTCAAAAGGTATTGTTCCTTTCTTAAAAGTAGACAAAGGTTTAGCAGATGAAGAAAATGGCGTTCAGTTAATGAAAGTCATTCCTGGTTTAGATGAGTTATTACAACGTGCAAAAGAACGTAATGTATTCGGTACAAAAATGCGTTCAAACATTCTTGAAGCAAACCAAGAAGCTATTGCTAAAGTTGTAGAACAACAATTTGAAATTGGTAAACAAATTATCGAAGCAGGATTAGTTCCAATTATCGAACCAGAAGTGAACATTAATGCTAAAGATAAAGAAGAAATTGAAGATATCTTAAAAGAAGAAATCGCGAAAGAATTAGATAAATTAAACGACGATCAATACGTTATGTTGAAATTAACAATTCCAACAAAACCAAACCAATATAAATCATTAATCGAACACCCTAACGTTGTTCGTGTCGTTGCATTATCAGGCGGTTACTCAAGAGAAAAAGCAAATGAATTACTTAAAGAAAATGACGGACTTATCGCAAGTTTCTCACGTGCATTAGTAACTGACCTATTCGCAGGACAATCAGAAGAAGAATTTAATAGCGGATTACAAGACGCAGTAGATTCAATCTATGACGCATCAGTCAATAAGAATTAA
- a CDS encoding SulP family inorganic anion transporter, with amino-acid sequence MIKSYIEEWLSNPGKNLLAGIVVALALIPEAIAFSIIAGVDPMVGLYAAFIIATTTSIVGGRPVMISGAAGAVALIVTPLVREHGVDYLFAATILMGIIQLLLGILKIGRLMKFIPRSVMIGFVNALAIMIFMSQLEHIFGISISTYIYIAITLLIVYIVPKYFKAIPAPLIAIILLTTLYMVTGSNVRTVGDLGTITRAFPNFLIPQVPFNLETLAIILPYSLSMAIVGLVESLLTAKIVDEATDSHSNKNKESRGQGIANIIAGLFGGMGGCAMIGQSVINVKSGATSRLSTFTAGVFLIILILLLGDVVVQIPMPILAGIMVMVSISTFDWKSFKYVKQAPRTDAVVMILTVVIVLFTHNLAIGVIVGVIFSSLFFATKISNVHVHQTIENHFYKYAFTGQIFFVSIDSMMNQLDFSIENSQIELDFTHAHLWDDSAVNAIDSMVKKFEDKNNTVFVKQLNTDSRKIISELSQLNETHLT; translated from the coding sequence ATGATTAAATCTTATATAGAAGAATGGCTTTCTAATCCAGGCAAAAATTTACTAGCTGGTATTGTTGTAGCGCTAGCACTTATACCTGAAGCCATTGCATTTTCTATAATTGCAGGTGTAGATCCAATGGTAGGATTGTACGCTGCTTTTATTATTGCTACGACAACTTCAATAGTAGGTGGTAGACCTGTTATGATATCTGGAGCTGCTGGAGCTGTTGCGCTTATTGTAACACCTTTAGTAAGAGAACATGGTGTCGATTATTTATTTGCAGCAACGATACTCATGGGTATTATACAGTTATTATTAGGAATTCTCAAAATTGGTAGACTCATGAAGTTTATACCAAGGTCAGTCATGATTGGATTTGTAAATGCCTTAGCGATTATGATTTTTATGTCTCAACTTGAGCATATATTTGGTATTTCAATAAGTACATATATTTATATAGCTATTACATTACTCATTGTTTATATTGTACCAAAATATTTCAAAGCCATTCCTGCACCACTTATCGCAATCATTTTATTAACAACACTATATATGGTAACAGGTTCTAATGTAAGAACAGTTGGCGATTTAGGTACGATAACAAGAGCATTTCCGAATTTCTTAATACCACAAGTTCCTTTTAACTTAGAAACATTAGCTATCATTTTGCCGTATTCTTTATCAATGGCAATTGTAGGATTAGTAGAAAGTTTATTAACAGCTAAAATTGTTGATGAAGCAACAGATTCTCATAGTAATAAAAATAAAGAATCTAGAGGTCAAGGTATTGCCAATATCATCGCAGGTCTATTTGGAGGAATGGGTGGCTGTGCTATGATTGGTCAATCTGTTATTAATGTAAAATCAGGTGCAACAAGTAGATTATCAACATTTACAGCGGGTGTCTTCTTAATCATTCTCATCCTATTATTAGGAGATGTAGTTGTACAAATTCCTATGCCAATTTTAGCGGGTATTATGGTGATGGTATCTATTAGTACATTTGATTGGAAATCATTTAAGTACGTTAAACAAGCGCCAAGAACAGATGCTGTCGTTATGATTTTGACAGTAGTCATCGTGTTGTTTACACATAACTTAGCTATAGGCGTTATTGTCGGCGTCATATTTAGTTCTTTATTCTTTGCTACTAAAATATCAAATGTTCATGTACATCAAACAATAGAAAACCATTTTTACAAATATGCATTCACTGGGCAAATATTCTTTGTTTCAATCGATTCAATGATGAATCAGTTAGACTTTTCTATTGAAAATAGTCAGATTGAATTAGACTTTACACATGCTCATTTATGGGATGACTCAGCAGTCAATGCAATCGATTCAATGGTAAAAAAATTCGAAGATAAAAACAATACAGTATTTGTTAAACAATTAAATACAGATAGCAGAAAAATTATTTCCGAATTAAGTCAGCTCAATGAAACGCATTTAACATAA
- a CDS encoding cysteine hydrolase family protein: protein MSNQSALLVMDMQNGIVGSLPNSSEIIDKNKKAIESARKHQIPVIFVRVAFSKGFHEVSPHNKSFSRIKASGQQMSVNDASTQIIDELAPNEDEVVVTKHRFSAFTGSNLEVLLRGMQVDHLILTGVVTSGVVLSTLVEAADKDFELTVLSDAMTDRDIETHQFLIDKIFPRYAAVTETLE from the coding sequence ATGTCTAATCAATCTGCTTTATTAGTTATGGATATGCAAAATGGTATTGTTGGTAGTTTACCTAATTCGAGTGAAATTATCGATAAAAATAAAAAGGCTATCGAAAGTGCTAGGAAACATCAAATTCCAGTCATTTTTGTGAGAGTAGCTTTTTCGAAAGGATTTCATGAAGTGTCGCCTCACAACAAATCATTTTCACGAATTAAAGCAAGTGGACAACAAATGAGTGTGAATGATGCCTCAACTCAAATTATAGACGAACTTGCACCAAATGAAGATGAAGTCGTTGTTACAAAACATCGCTTTAGTGCTTTTACAGGTAGTAATTTAGAAGTGTTATTGCGTGGTATGCAAGTTGATCACCTTATTTTAACAGGTGTTGTAACGAGTGGTGTTGTGTTATCTACTTTAGTTGAAGCGGCAGATAAAGACTTTGAATTAACGGTCTTATCAGATGCGATGACAGACAGAGATATTGAAACACATCAATTTCTAATTGATAAAATTTTTCCTAGGTATGCGGCAGTAACTGAGACATTAGAATAG
- a CDS encoding GNAT family N-acetyltransferase, producing the protein MLIRNKQESDVEAIAKVHYESWLTTYRGIVPDSYLDQLTLASYIERHHKFNAPCIVAEVDGEVIGFLMYGKDKDEDTSDTCGEIMVIYLLEAYQHQGIGTRLMQEAEEQMKDKYDELSLWVFEDNHPTIKFYEKHGFKKDGKSEISDVSKELKEIRMMKRI; encoded by the coding sequence ATGTTAATCAGAAATAAACAAGAATCAGATGTTGAAGCGATTGCTAAGGTTCATTATGAGTCTTGGTTGACGACATATAGAGGGATTGTCCCGGATAGTTATTTGGATCAATTAACGTTAGCGTCATATATTGAAAGACACCATAAATTTAATGCGCCGTGTATAGTTGCAGAGGTTGATGGAGAAGTGATTGGATTTCTAATGTATGGTAAAGACAAAGATGAAGATACAAGTGATACATGTGGTGAAATTATGGTCATTTACTTACTTGAAGCATATCAACACCAAGGAATAGGCACACGTTTGATGCAAGAAGCGGAAGAACAAATGAAGGATAAATATGATGAATTAAGTCTTTGGGTTTTTGAAGATAATCATCCTACGATTAAATTTTATGAAAAACATGGCTTTAAAAAAGATGGTAAATCTGAAATAAGCGATGTTAGTAAAGAATTAAAAGAAATAAGAATGATGAAAAGAATATGA
- the add gene encoding adenosine deaminase, translating into MSTVNEVAKTELHCHLDGSVSIELIQQLAREQHVSINLEDIQVDQNCESLDDYLKSFDTILKVLQTKDSLEKAVVDVAQQAHHDNIKYIEIRFAPLFHTDKGLNIEEILEAVNNGAIEAEHTCDIKVNLLICGMRHHDNQTNIDLFKSIDQLNTTNRHIVGFDFAGPEEAFPTKVIQEAIQYTTDSGHHLTLHAGECGCIHNIIEGIELGARRIGHGVAAIQDNQALSYIKQHNALLEICPTSNLQTKAIQSIEELNIRKLIEQGIPFNINTDNRTVSNTNLNQEYQLLYNHQLLSIAEMKDINIKAIDHAFISDIEKEQLKTKY; encoded by the coding sequence ATGTCTACAGTAAACGAAGTAGCAAAAACAGAGTTACACTGTCATTTAGACGGTTCTGTTAGTATCGAATTAATCCAGCAACTCGCACGAGAACAACATGTATCTATTAATTTAGAAGATATTCAAGTAGACCAAAATTGCGAAAGCTTAGATGACTACTTAAAATCTTTCGACACCATTTTAAAAGTTTTACAAACAAAAGATAGTTTAGAGAAAGCTGTTGTCGATGTCGCGCAACAAGCACATCATGACAACATTAAATACATAGAAATACGATTTGCGCCACTTTTCCATACAGATAAAGGATTAAATATTGAAGAAATTTTAGAAGCCGTTAACAACGGAGCAATCGAAGCTGAACATACATGTGATATTAAAGTCAATTTGCTAATTTGTGGCATGCGACATCATGACAACCAAACAAACATTGACCTTTTTAAATCAATAGATCAATTAAATACAACCAATCGCCACATCGTAGGTTTTGATTTTGCAGGTCCTGAAGAAGCATTTCCAACAAAAGTCATACAAGAAGCCATTCAATATACTACAGATTCTGGCCACCACTTAACATTGCATGCCGGTGAATGTGGATGTATACATAATATAATAGAAGGAATCGAACTCGGTGCACGAAGAATAGGACATGGCGTTGCAGCAATTCAAGACAATCAAGCATTATCATACATTAAACAGCACAACGCATTATTAGAAATTTGTCCGACGAGCAACTTACAAACAAAAGCAATCCAATCAATAGAAGAACTTAATATTAGAAAGCTTATAGAGCAAGGCATTCCATTTAATATTAATACAGATAATAGAACAGTTTCGAATACAAACTTAAACCAAGAATATCAACTCTTGTACAACCATCAGTTATTATCAATAGCTGAAATGAAAGACATTAATATTAAAGCGATAGATCATGCATTTATATCTGATATTGAAAAAGAACAATTAAAGACGAAATATTAA
- a CDS encoding NDxxF motif lipoprotein, with translation MKGFKSVIIYSSLALLLVGCGNEESSTSKNNEHNQSEQQTKKHENAKLPTVVFESDLTNEKLSKSEIHKSIQRYLDTNESIYKVTTMIEEKVWDEQPLTKREADQLEEGRKLLEKNDQNFSNYIENNTLPKGYQKETIRISQYFTSYNQTIKNLDQQVQKNSR, from the coding sequence ATGAAGGGGTTTAAATCAGTCATTATATATAGTAGTTTAGCTTTATTGCTTGTAGGATGCGGAAACGAAGAAAGTTCAACAAGTAAAAATAATGAACATAATCAATCAGAACAACAAACAAAAAAACATGAAAATGCAAAGTTGCCAACTGTTGTATTTGAATCTGATTTAACAAATGAAAAATTATCAAAGTCAGAAATACATAAAAGTATTCAACGTTATTTAGATACAAATGAAAGTATTTATAAAGTGACAACAATGATTGAAGAAAAAGTATGGGACGAACAACCTTTAACGAAGAGAGAAGCAGATCAATTAGAAGAAGGTAGAAAACTTTTAGAAAAGAATGACCAGAACTTCTCAAATTATATTGAAAATAATACACTTCCAAAAGGTTATCAAAAAGAAACAATTAGAATCAGTCAGTACTTTACAAGTTATAATCAAACAATTAAAAATTTAGACCAACAAGTACAAAAAAATAGTAGATAA
- the bioB gene encoding biotin synthase BioB gives MTLGNNIINGHHLTYDEALKIYQDESIDTLTLVQEAYKVRHHYYGKKVKLNMILNAKSGICPEDCGYCGQSRDVKQKSQRYALIPENQIVDGAKVASENKIGTYCIVMSGRGPSDKEISHITDSVEQIKRNHPQLKICACLGLTNEQQAESLKNSGVDRYNHNINTSANFHDEVVTTHSFDDRVNTINIMKEKNISPCSGVICGMGESDEDIIDMAFTLNQLDADSIPVNFLHPIKDTKFGSMDDLTPMKCIRILCMFRLINPTKEIRIAGGREVNLRSLQSLSLMVANSIFVGDYLITGGQPNQMDYDMIQDLGFEIDY, from the coding sequence ATGACTTTAGGAAATAACATCATTAATGGGCATCACTTAACATACGATGAAGCTTTAAAAATTTATCAAGATGAATCAATCGATACATTAACACTTGTTCAAGAAGCTTATAAAGTTCGCCATCATTATTATGGTAAGAAAGTAAAACTGAATATGATTTTAAATGCTAAAAGTGGTATTTGCCCTGAAGACTGTGGTTACTGCGGGCAATCAAGAGATGTTAAACAAAAATCTCAACGATATGCACTTATTCCAGAGAATCAAATCGTTGATGGTGCCAAAGTAGCTTCTGAAAATAAAATTGGAACATACTGTATTGTTATGAGTGGTCGTGGTCCTAGCGATAAAGAGATTTCTCACATTACTGATTCTGTTGAACAAATTAAAAGAAATCATCCTCAACTTAAGATTTGTGCTTGTCTCGGATTAACAAATGAACAACAAGCTGAGTCCCTTAAAAACAGTGGTGTAGACCGATATAATCATAATATTAATACTAGTGCTAATTTTCATGATGAAGTTGTGACAACACATAGTTTTGATGATCGTGTAAATACAATAAATATAATGAAGGAAAAGAATATTTCTCCATGTTCTGGCGTGATTTGTGGTATGGGGGAATCTGACGAAGATATTATCGATATGGCTTTTACATTAAATCAATTAGATGCTGATAGTATTCCAGTCAATTTCTTACACCCTATAAAAGATACGAAATTTGGCAGTATGGATGACTTAACACCTATGAAATGCATTAGAATTCTATGTATGTTTAGACTCATTAATCCTACAAAAGAAATACGTATTGCTGGTGGACGCGAAGTAAATTTAAGATCGCTTCAATCATTATCACTCATGGTTGCGAATTCTATTTTTGTTGGAGATTATTTAATTACTGGTGGTCAACCAAATCAAATGGATTATGACATGATTCAAGATTTAGGATTTGAAATTGATTATTAA
- a CDS encoding IS3 family transposase produces MSAKKLTLEEQKEIEIYVLKVRDKYLEEENKKDKKAFKNATCKTIYDLKGDYPVKQLLQIFGMPKSNYYNWLNREPSKRDIENEELKKDILDIYHKSNETYGYRRIYHYIREELGKPVNHKRIQRLMNELGLKGQSHENKKE; encoded by the coding sequence ATGAGTGCAAAAAAATTAACGCTTGAAGAACAGAAAGAGATTGAAATATATGTATTAAAAGTGCGCGATAAATATTTGGAAGAGGAAAATAAGAAAGACAAAAAAGCTTTCAAAAATGCTACATGTAAAACAATTTATGATTTAAAAGGTGATTATCCAGTTAAACAACTGCTACAAATATTCGGAATGCCAAAATCGAATTATTATAATTGGTTGAATCGTGAACCATCAAAAAGAGATATAGAAAACGAAGAATTGAAGAAAGACATTTTAGATATATATCATAAATCTAATGAGACATACGGATATAGACGTATTTATCATTACATTAGAGAAGAATTAGGAAAACCAGTCAATCATAAGAGAATTCAACGTTTAATGAATGAACTTGGTTTAAAAGGTCAATCACATGAAAATAAGAAAGAATAA
- the betA gene encoding choline dehydrogenase — translation MKQSYDYIIIGGGSAGSVLGNRLSEDKDKTVLVLEAGRSDYPWDLLIQMPAALMYPSGNRFYDWKYETDGEPHMGGRKVAHTRGKVLGGSSSINGMIYQRGNPMDYEGWGEPEGMETWKFANCLPYFKRLEKTFGADKSDQYRGHNGPIKLRRGPATNPLFQAFFEAGVQAGYNKTPDVNGFRQEGFGPFDSQIHNGRRVSASIAYLRPAMKRKNLTVQTRAFVTEINYEGRRATGVTFKKNGKTHTVAAGEVILSGGAFNTPQLLQLSGIGDSEHLNSLGIETRVHLPGVGENFEDHLEVYVQHASSKPVSEQPSLNKFRMPFIGLQWIFGRKGPAASNHFEGGGFVRSNDKVDYPNLMFHFLPLAVRYDGQKANTKHGFQVHIGPMYSNSRGSLKIKSEDPFEKPKFVFNYLSTKEDEQEWVEAIRVARNILKQPALAPYNDGEISPGPSVQTDEEILEWVKKDAETALHPSCSAKMGPASDPMAVVDPLTMKVHGMENLRVVDASAMPRTTNGNIHAPVLMLAEKVADIIRGKKPLEPEEIDYYKHGVHPKDAGIMK, via the coding sequence ATGAAGCAATCTTATGATTATATAATTATTGGAGGCGGAAGTGCCGGATCTGTATTAGGTAATCGTTTAAGTGAAGATAAAGATAAGACCGTATTAGTATTAGAAGCGGGTAGAAGTGACTATCCATGGGATTTATTAATTCAAATGCCAGCAGCACTAATGTATCCATCGGGTAATCGTTTCTATGACTGGAAATATGAAACAGATGGCGAACCTCATATGGGCGGTAGAAAAGTAGCACATACAAGAGGTAAAGTACTTGGTGGTTCAAGTTCAATCAATGGTATGATTTATCAACGAGGTAACCCAATGGACTATGAAGGTTGGGGAGAACCTGAAGGCATGGAAACATGGAAGTTTGCGAATTGTTTACCATACTTTAAACGATTAGAAAAAACTTTTGGAGCAGATAAATCAGATCAATATCGTGGTCATAATGGTCCGATTAAATTAAGAAGAGGACCAGCAACAAATCCGTTATTCCAAGCTTTCTTTGAAGCGGGTGTTCAAGCTGGATACAATAAGACACCTGATGTAAATGGATTTAGACAAGAAGGGTTTGGACCATTTGATAGCCAAATTCATAATGGTCGACGTGTTTCAGCATCAATTGCTTATTTAAGACCAGCTATGAAACGTAAGAATTTAACTGTTCAAACAAGAGCTTTTGTTACAGAAATCAATTATGAAGGTAGACGAGCAACTGGCGTAACATTCAAGAAAAATGGTAAGACACATACAGTTGCTGCAGGAGAAGTTATTCTATCAGGTGGAGCATTCAATACACCACAATTGCTTCAACTTTCTGGAATTGGTGACTCTGAACATTTAAATTCATTAGGTATAGAGACACGTGTACACTTGCCAGGTGTAGGTGAAAACTTCGAAGACCACTTAGAAGTATATGTACAACATGCATCTTCTAAACCAGTATCTGAGCAACCAAGTTTAAATAAATTTAGAATGCCTTTTATCGGATTACAATGGATCTTCGGTAGAAAAGGACCAGCAGCAAGTAACCACTTTGAAGGTGGCGGATTTGTAAGATCTAATGATAAAGTAGATTATCCAAACTTAATGTTCCACTTCTTACCATTAGCAGTACGTTATGATGGACAAAAAGCAAATACGAAACATGGTTTCCAAGTACATATCGGACCAATGTATTCTAACTCTAGAGGTAGCTTAAAAATTAAATCTGAAGATCCATTTGAAAAACCTAAATTTGTCTTTAATTACTTATCTACAAAAGAAGACGAACAAGAATGGGTAGAAGCAATTAGAGTTGCAAGAAATATCTTGAAACAACCAGCTTTAGCACCATATAACGATGGAGAAATATCTCCAGGACCTTCAGTACAAACAGATGAAGAAATTTTAGAGTGGGTTAAAAAAGATGCAGAAACAGCACTTCACCCATCATGTAGTGCAAAAATGGGACCAGCATCAGATCCAATGGCTGTAGTTGACCCATTAACAATGAAAGTACACGGTATGGAGAACTTGAGAGTAGTCGATGCATCAGCAATGCCACGTACAACAAACGGTAATATCCACGCACCAGTATTGATGCTAGCAGAAAAAGTAGCAGACATCATTCGTGGTAAAAAACCATTAGAACCAGAAGAAATAGATTACTATAAACACGGCGTTCACCCTAAAGACGCAGGTATTATGAAATAA
- a CDS encoding mechanosensitive ion channel, producing the protein MSKITDSFLNALDSIIAFIPNLISAIILLIVAWLIAVIVKTVIVKGLNAVGFEKWLEKKGLTESGSGKSGSEGLIQTFGKLAYFIIFLLFLPSVFDALNMTSVSTPIKNMMGSVLDFLPRIIVAIVILVVGLFIAKVLGTLVKNLLTNLNVSKYNHYVNFGENKESIDIPSAAGWVISTIIGLFFVVESLNTVNLEVLNTIGEAIIGYLPLVISAAIILLIGFIGGNLLSKLIKKSTGNVFVSEIVKYLLIIVSVFMTLDQLNFAQSIVNVAFLLILGAVAVAFAISFGIGGKSFAEKTLSKIERKAESNDK; encoded by the coding sequence ATGAGTAAAATAACAGATTCATTCTTAAATGCTTTAGATAGCATTATAGCATTCATACCAAACTTAATTAGTGCAATTATCTTATTAATTGTCGCTTGGTTAATTGCAGTAATTGTTAAAACAGTTATTGTGAAAGGTTTAAACGCAGTTGGTTTTGAAAAATGGTTAGAGAAAAAGGGGTTAACTGAATCAGGAAGTGGCAAATCAGGGTCTGAAGGCTTAATTCAGACATTTGGTAAATTAGCTTACTTCATTATCTTCTTACTATTCTTACCATCAGTGTTTGATGCATTAAATATGACTTCTGTATCAACACCGATTAAGAACATGATGGGTAGTGTATTAGACTTCTTACCTAGAATTATTGTTGCGATTGTTATATTAGTTGTTGGTTTATTCATCGCAAAAGTATTAGGTACATTAGTTAAAAACTTATTAACAAATTTAAATGTTAGTAAATATAATCACTATGTAAACTTTGGTGAGAATAAAGAAAGTATTGATATTCCTTCAGCTGCAGGCTGGGTAATTTCAACAATCATTGGTTTATTCTTTGTTGTTGAATCATTAAATACAGTTAATTTAGAAGTGTTAAATACAATTGGTGAAGCAATTATTGGATACTTACCATTAGTAATTTCAGCAGCAATTATCTTATTAATTGGTTTCATTGGTGGTAACTTACTATCTAAATTAATTAAAAAATCTACAGGTAACGTATTTGTATCTGAAATCGTTAAATATTTATTAATCATCGTTTCAGTATTTATGACATTAGATCAATTAAACTTTGCTCAAAGCATTGTTAATGTAGCATTCTTACTAATCTTAGGTGCTGTAGCAGTAGCATTTGCTATCTCATTCGGTATCGGTGGTAAGTCATTTGCAGAAAAAACATTATCAAAAATTGAACGTAAAGCTGAATCAAATGACAAATAA
- a CDS encoding MFS transporter: protein MRQVSSEETFNTKLYPPMILGSILNPINSSMLAVALIPIAQAFNIPFYQTTWLVSSLYLATSIGQPVIGKLIDIFGPRGLFLFATSLVGVASLIAIFTPSFYGLVLARFLIGIGTCAGYPSAMYLISYEGKRTGKDSPSKILTMLSISNQTISVIGPTIGGLLIHSGGWQAIFLVNVPLSILSFLFGFLYYPKVESTKKLNALKEQIDFIGITLFTITLTTWMIFFMEPDQSIFYLFMY, encoded by the coding sequence ATGCGTCAAGTTTCGAGTGAGGAAACCTTTAATACGAAACTATATCCTCCAATGATTTTAGGGTCAATATTGAATCCTATCAACTCTTCTATGTTAGCTGTTGCACTTATACCAATAGCACAAGCTTTTAATATACCTTTTTATCAAACAACATGGCTTGTGTCATCGTTATATTTAGCAACGAGTATTGGTCAACCGGTGATAGGTAAACTTATAGATATATTTGGCCCTAGAGGGTTATTTTTATTTGCTACTAGTTTAGTAGGTGTAGCAAGTTTGATTGCGATTTTTACACCATCTTTTTATGGATTAGTATTAGCAAGATTTCTTATAGGTATTGGTACTTGTGCAGGTTATCCTTCAGCAATGTATTTAATCAGTTATGAGGGTAAGCGTACAGGTAAAGATAGTCCAAGTAAAATATTAACAATGTTATCGATATCCAATCAGACGATTTCTGTTATTGGTCCAACAATCGGTGGTTTGTTAATTCACAGTGGCGGTTGGCAAGCAATATTCTTAGTTAATGTTCCGCTTTCCATTCTGTCATTCTTATTTGGATTCTTATATTATCCAAAAGTTGAAAGTACGAAAAAATTAAATGCATTAAAAGAACAGATAGACTTTATAGGTATAACGTTGTTTACCATTACTTTAACAACATGGATGATTTTCTTTATGGAGCCAGATCAATCCATTTTTTATCTATTTATGTACTGA